One Streptomyces dangxiongensis genomic window, CCCCGGCAGGGCCAGACCCATGGCCCCCGGGACGGCACACGGGGTTCGGGGCGTGGTCCGCCGGGGCCCGGCCGGTGGGGTCCGGCCCCGGCGGATCCTCACCCGGCTAGGGAAGCGCCGGGTACGCGTTCTGCATAAGCTGCTGGAACTGGGCGGAGAACCAGTGCCCGGCCAGCGGCGAGTTGGGCAGCGCGCCCGTGGGGCTGTTGCCGTTGCGACCGTTGCCGCCGTAGGTGGGGTCGCACATCCGGTCGAAGCCCTTGCCCTCGTCGTTGTTGATGGCGGAGCTGGCTCCGTCCGACTCCCCCGGGGGCTTCACCCACACGTAGGCGTCGATCCCGGCCGCGGGGGCCGCGATCGGCCGTTCGCCGAGGCCCGCGCCGCTCTGGTTGCACCAGTTGCCGACGTGGATGCGCCGGTCGGTCCGGCTGCCGTTGACGTAGTCGTCGACGGAGGTCAGCGGGCCGGACTTGGTGGGCCGGGCGGCGCCGCCCCAGCCGTTGCGGGAGGTGTCGATCAGCATGCCGAGACCGGAGTTGAAGCCGGCCGAGACGAGCTTGTCCCGCATCGCCTGGGCGAAGGACTGCTCGTCCACGTACTGGTTCCAGTCCACCCACTTCGACTGGCGCACGGTCTGCCCGTTCACGCTGTCGGTGACCTTGAAGTACGGCTCCTTGGTGGGGCTGTAGTTGGCGGTGTTGACGATGAAGCCGGTCACGTCGTTCACGCCGGCGCCGTTGGTCGTGGCGACCTTGTAGAACTCCTGGACGGCGGGGCCGAGGTTGGTGTCCCAGCCGAGCCAGCCGTGGTGGCCGGCGTCGATGTAGTTGTAGACGTTCGGGATGGCGCCCAGCTTGTCCAGGGCGTAGCTGACGCCCTTCTCGTAGTTGCCGTTGGACTTCATGGTCGCGCAGGCGTCGGTGCTGCCGGCGGTGCCACCGGCGTTGGTGATGAGGTTGGGCAGCGAGTCGGGTTCGATGACGGTGGCGATGCGCAGGCCCGCGTACTTGGCGTCGGCCAGGATGGACGCGATCGGGTCGATGTACTGCGACTTGTACTTGTCGATGTCGTTCGGGCCGAGTTCGCCGTTGGAGGCGAGGGCGGCGCAGTCGCGGCCGGGGAGGTCGTAGATGACGAGCTGGACGACGAGGTTGCCGGAGCCCTTCTGCTTCAGGGCCTCGTCCAGGTGGGCGCGCAGGCCCATGCTGCCGCCGGCCCCGTTGATGGTGGCGATCCGGTCGAGCCAGACCGCGGTGGGCTGGTTGGCGACGCGGCTGCCGCCCGGTTCCGCGGCGGCCTTGGCGGACCACTCCGGGTTCACGTAGACCTTGGCGCCGGTGTAGGGGTTGTCGGCGCGGCTGCCGGTGTCACCGCCGCCGCCTCCGCCGCCCGTGCCGCCGCCGGTGTCCCCGCCGGTACCGCCACCGGTACCGCCGCCGGTACCGCCGCCCGTGCCGCCGCCACCGTCGACGTTGCAGGTGACGCCGTCGAGCGTGAAGGTGGCGGGGACGGAGTTGGTGCCGCTGTAGGTGCCGTTGAAGCCGAAGCTGACCGAACCGCCGGTCGCGAGGCTGCCGTTGTAGCTCTCGTTGGCGGCGGTGACCGCGGTGCCGCTCTGGGTGAGCTTGGCGTTCCAGCCGCTGGTGACTTTCTGGGTGCCGCCGTACGACCACTTCACCGCCCAACCGGACTTGGCCGCGGCGTTGTTGGTGACGGTCACGGCGGCGGTGAAGCCGGTGTCCCACTGGCTCTGGATCTTGTAGTCGACGGTGCAGGGTATGGCGGCGGCGACGGCGTCGGCGGAACCGGCCGGCAGGGCCGCGAACGCCGTCCCGGAGGCTCCGGCGAGCAGGCCGAGGGCCACCAGCAGTGTTGTTCGGGTACGACTCATGGGTGCGGGTTTCCTTATTCGGTGGGTGCGGGGCTTACGGGTTGAGGGCGCGCAGATGGTCACGCAGCCCGGCGCCGTACGCGGTGGGTGTGCCGTCGTAGGCGGAGATGAGGGACGGCCCGGAGGAGCAGTCCCAGGTGTTCCAGGTCCAGCCCAGGTAGGACAGGTCGTGGGCGTCGAACCACTTCATGACCTGGTCGACGAACCCGTGCGAGCAGGTGTTCTCACCGATCTCCCCGGCGACCAGCGGCACTCGGGCCGCCACCGGGGCGAGGGTGGAGTTCCAGCAGCTCTCGGTCGAGCAGGTGTTGAAGTTGTAGCCGTGGTAGGCGGCGGCGAGATTGCCGGCCGGGTCGGTGGGCTGGTAAGCCGTCCACTGGCTGAGGTCGTTCGAGTAGGCCAGACCGCCGGCCATGATGACGTTCTTGGCTCCGGTCCCACGGATGCTGTCGACCAGGTCCTGCATGCCGGCGACCTCGTAGGAGATCCCGGGGCAGGTGCCCCCGTCCCGCCAGCACTTCCAGGCGTCCGTGGCACTGCTGGTCGCCCGGTCCGGGTACGGCTCGTTGAACAGGTCGAACACGGCGGCCCGGTCGTCCTTGAAGGTGTTCGCGACCGACGCCCAGAACGACGGGCTGTACTGCATGTCGGGCATCGGCTTCTGGCAGGTGGCGTGCACGTCGGAGCAGCCGGCCGAGTTACCGGTGTACTGGCCGTGGTTCCAGTGCAGTTCGAGGATCGGCGTCATGCCGTGCGCCTCGACGCGGGCCGCCAGCTCCTTCACCGCGGTGATGTAGTTGGCGCCGGCGTATTCGGGTTTGACGTTGGCGAGGCCCAGCCAGCACTCCTCGTTGAGCGGGATGCGGACCGCGTCGGCCTTCCAGTCGGCGATCGCCTTGACGGCCGCGTCGTCCACGGGGCCGTCCCAGATGCCGTAGCCCTGTACGCACATGAACTCGCCGCCGGACCGGTTGACGCCGAGCAGACGGCGGGTCCGGCCGTCGGCGTCCACGAGTTTGTTGCCGGAGACGTGCAGTGCGGGCGCGGTGCCGCCGGACGGGGGTGGGGTCGTCGGTGGTGGGGTCGTGGGTGGTGGGGTCGTCGGGTCGGTGTCCACGTTGCAGGTCGTGCCGTTGAGCTTGAACACGGTGGGCGTGGCGTTGCTCCCCGACCAGGAGGCGAGGAACCCGGCGCTGACGCTCGC contains:
- a CDS encoding cellulose binding domain-containing protein, translated to MRHPPRSVLLAAAGAIALVTSAVVPVVSAQGATPACSVEYSVTGQWDNGFQGSVKITNNRAALSGWKLTFDLAGGQKVTQGWNASWSQSGTTVTATNESWNGGLGTGASVSAGFLASWSGSNATPTVFKLNGTTCNVDTDPTTPPPTTPPPTTPPPSGGTAPALHVSGNKLVDADGRTRRLLGVNRSGGEFMCVQGYGIWDGPVDDAAVKAIADWKADAVRIPLNEECWLGLANVKPEYAGANYITAVKELAARVEAHGMTPILELHWNHGQYTGNSAGCSDVHATCQKPMPDMQYSPSFWASVANTFKDDRAAVFDLFNEPYPDRATSSATDAWKCWRDGGTCPGISYEVAGMQDLVDSIRGTGAKNVIMAGGLAYSNDLSQWTAYQPTDPAGNLAAAYHGYNFNTCSTESCWNSTLAPVAARVPLVAGEIGENTCSHGFVDQVMKWFDAHDLSYLGWTWNTWDCSSGPSLISAYDGTPTAYGAGLRDHLRALNP
- a CDS encoding glycoside hydrolase family 6 protein, which gives rise to MSRTRTTLLVALGLLAGASGTAFAALPAGSADAVAAAIPCTVDYKIQSQWDTGFTAAVTVTNNAAAKSGWAVKWSYGGTQKVTSGWNAKLTQSGTAVTAANESYNGSLATGGSVSFGFNGTYSGTNSVPATFTLDGVTCNVDGGGGTGGGTGGGTGGGTGGDTGGGTGGGGGGGDTGSRADNPYTGAKVYVNPEWSAKAAAEPGGSRVANQPTAVWLDRIATINGAGGSMGLRAHLDEALKQKGSGNLVVQLVIYDLPGRDCAALASNGELGPNDIDKYKSQYIDPIASILADAKYAGLRIATVIEPDSLPNLITNAGGTAGSTDACATMKSNGNYEKGVSYALDKLGAIPNVYNYIDAGHHGWLGWDTNLGPAVQEFYKVATTNGAGVNDVTGFIVNTANYSPTKEPYFKVTDSVNGQTVRQSKWVDWNQYVDEQSFAQAMRDKLVSAGFNSGLGMLIDTSRNGWGGAARPTKSGPLTSVDDYVNGSRTDRRIHVGNWCNQSGAGLGERPIAAPAAGIDAYVWVKPPGESDGASSAINNDEGKGFDRMCDPTYGGNGRNGNSPTGALPNSPLAGHWFSAQFQQLMQNAYPALP